A window from Hymenobacter volaticus encodes these proteins:
- a CDS encoding FdhF/YdeP family oxidoreductase, whose protein sequence is MDKSPAYDPSQAGKTDQQTASNNVPKSGERPDQGSAPTSDNWSTSPDRKSMDERPMEAPDTLGAKHKHPILAQPPEEFTGLHLSKPAKVAAGVTAVLKSGAFAFSEDGPVRGTHALLKLNQKDGFDCSSCAWPDPDDHRSVAEFCENGAKATASDAQSDPVGHEFFAKHSLADLSRMTDRDLNNAGRITHPMVLRPGATHYTPISWPEAFDLVGQELNALNSPNEAIFYTSGKVPNEPAYLYQLFVRQFGTNNLPDCSNLCHESSGAALSNTTGLGKGSVTLNDIYDAEVILIIGQNPGTNHPRMLTALQKAKKNGAKIISINPLHEAGLLHFKNPQDFMNPLKALGTLLGDGTPITDIYLQVRINSDQLVMRGIMKCLLEAEALNPGQVLDHNFITSYTTGYTELLETLNNTSWTDIEEASGITRAQIQEAASLIARHKKIITCWAMGLTQQKNGVYTIQEITNMHFLMGAIGIPGAGLCPVRGHSNVQGDRTMGIWERPTDTFLDSLAKEFNFEPPREFGWDVVEAVKALHDGKVKVFMAMGGNMLSACSDTEFVAEGMRKLRLSVHVTPKLNRGHLVNGEMALLLPCKTRIDIDMQKSGQQFMTCENSMGVVSMSKGVLEPISDQMLSEVAIVCGIAIATLGERTTVDWVGCTENYDLIRDYVARTIPGFEDFNQKVRHPGGFYLPNGPRERNFTTENAKANFTSTPYEKHVLEPGQMVLMTIRSHDQFNTTVYDYNDRYRGIRGERRIIFMHPEDMVDRGIKEKGLVNITSHFLDQQRHAEKFIAIPYDIPKGNCAVYFPEGNVLVPIGSVAYKSNTPTSKFVVVTVERVEVPIGTTTASSQVAVPA, encoded by the coding sequence ATGGACAAATCTCCTGCCTACGACCCTAGCCAGGCCGGCAAAACCGATCAGCAAACGGCCAGCAACAACGTACCCAAAAGCGGTGAGCGGCCCGATCAGGGGTCAGCCCCCACCAGTGACAATTGGAGCACCTCCCCGGATCGTAAGTCGATGGACGAGCGGCCAATGGAGGCCCCCGATACGTTAGGCGCCAAGCACAAGCACCCGATTCTGGCGCAACCCCCGGAAGAATTCACGGGCCTGCACCTCAGCAAGCCCGCCAAAGTAGCGGCGGGCGTAACGGCGGTGCTCAAATCCGGGGCGTTTGCTTTCAGCGAAGACGGCCCGGTCCGCGGCACGCACGCACTGCTTAAGCTCAACCAAAAAGACGGATTCGACTGTTCCTCCTGCGCTTGGCCCGACCCCGATGACCACCGCTCGGTAGCCGAATTTTGCGAGAACGGTGCCAAAGCCACGGCTTCTGATGCTCAGTCTGACCCGGTAGGGCACGAATTCTTCGCCAAGCACAGCCTAGCAGACTTGTCGCGCATGACGGACCGTGACTTGAACAACGCCGGTCGTATCACGCACCCCATGGTGCTGCGGCCCGGTGCCACGCACTACACGCCTATTTCGTGGCCTGAAGCCTTCGATTTAGTTGGTCAGGAACTAAATGCGCTGAACTCCCCCAACGAGGCCATTTTCTATACCTCGGGCAAAGTACCCAACGAGCCGGCATATTTATATCAGCTCTTCGTGCGGCAGTTTGGCACCAACAACCTGCCCGACTGCTCGAACCTGTGCCACGAAAGCAGCGGTGCGGCCTTGAGCAATACCACAGGCTTGGGCAAAGGCTCCGTTACGCTCAACGACATCTACGACGCCGAAGTCATTCTCATCATTGGGCAGAACCCTGGCACCAACCACCCACGCATGCTCACGGCTTTGCAAAAGGCCAAGAAAAACGGCGCCAAAATCATCAGCATCAACCCGCTGCATGAGGCGGGCCTATTGCACTTCAAGAACCCGCAGGATTTTATGAATCCGCTCAAGGCCCTCGGGACCTTGCTCGGCGACGGTACGCCCATCACCGATATCTACCTGCAAGTGCGCATCAACAGCGACCAGCTCGTGATGCGCGGCATCATGAAGTGTCTGCTGGAAGCGGAGGCCCTCAACCCCGGCCAAGTGCTCGACCACAATTTCATTACGAGCTACACCACGGGCTATACGGAGCTATTGGAAACGCTCAATAATACTAGTTGGACTGACATTGAGGAAGCCAGTGGCATCACTAGAGCGCAGATTCAGGAGGCTGCTAGCTTGATAGCCCGCCATAAAAAAATTATTACCTGCTGGGCCATGGGCCTTACGCAGCAGAAAAACGGCGTGTACACCATTCAGGAGATTACCAACATGCACTTCCTGATGGGTGCTATTGGCATTCCGGGCGCGGGTCTTTGCCCGGTGCGCGGCCACTCCAACGTGCAAGGCGACCGAACCATGGGCATTTGGGAACGGCCCACCGATACCTTCCTCGACTCGCTGGCGAAGGAGTTCAACTTCGAGCCGCCGCGCGAGTTTGGGTGGGATGTGGTGGAAGCTGTGAAAGCTCTGCACGACGGCAAAGTCAAGGTGTTTATGGCCATGGGCGGCAATATGCTCTCGGCCTGCTCCGATACCGAGTTTGTAGCTGAGGGCATGCGCAAACTGCGGCTATCAGTGCACGTCACTCCGAAGCTCAACCGCGGCCACCTCGTCAACGGCGAAATGGCCCTACTGCTCCCCTGCAAAACCCGCATCGACATCGACATGCAGAAGTCGGGTCAGCAATTCATGACTTGCGAAAACTCGATGGGGGTAGTGAGCATGAGCAAAGGCGTGCTGGAACCCATATCCGACCAGATGCTGAGCGAGGTAGCCATTGTGTGCGGCATTGCTATTGCCACCCTAGGCGAGCGGACCACAGTAGATTGGGTTGGCTGCACCGAAAACTACGACCTCATTCGTGACTACGTAGCGCGCACCATTCCTGGTTTCGAAGACTTCAACCAGAAGGTGCGGCACCCCGGCGGTTTCTACTTACCCAATGGCCCGCGCGAACGGAACTTCACTACCGAAAACGCCAAGGCCAACTTCACTAGCACGCCCTACGAGAAACATGTGCTGGAACCCGGCCAGATGGTGCTCATGACCATTCGCTCGCACGACCAGTTCAACACCACCGTCTACGACTACAACGACCGGTACCGAGGCATTCGTGGCGAGCGGCGCATCATCTTCATGCACCCAGAAGACATGGTCGACCGCGGCATCAAGGAAAAAGGGCTGGTCAATATCACCAGCCACTTCCTAGATCAGCAGCGCCACGCCGAGAAGTTTATTGCCATTCCCTACGATATTCCGAAGGGCAACTGTGCTGTGTATTTCCCCGAAGGCAACGTGTTGGTGCCCATTGGTAGCGTGGCCTACAAGAGCAACACGCCTACCTCCAAATTTGTGGTCGTAACCGTGGAGCGGGTGGAAGTACCTATTGGTACTACTACAGCATCTAGCCAAGTGGCTGTGCCTGCATAG
- a CDS encoding RES domain-containing protein — translation MSVQAPTPASEVHIHRQLRRLRHLNCRRHSIDSLTGRVRQLLASSAVRCLELPAGTLVYRGVACQEPPERISDVSYPPSERIAHDQRANRAGVPMFYASATWHPPFFEAGVEPNDQILITRWITRQPLRLVSFHAADQCTDNPHSDRNQALRQAINQLPSAVRPTAAFLTKAFTRNVTEDKHHDYRLSIAIAEACELGSTFDGLLYPSAAMPSLAHNLALHPSCIDTGKLELQYVEHLRVNHVGTETLDVHSLDFANSYDSTGRLQWLGQPGNWLLREGGTVTACNFAAAKAAKQ, via the coding sequence ATGAGTGTGCAAGCGCCGACTCCGGCTAGCGAGGTTCATATTCACCGACAACTCCGACGGCTGCGCCACTTAAACTGCCGTCGGCATTCTATTGATTCCCTGACGGGCCGGGTCCGTCAGTTGCTGGCTAGTTCTGCCGTGCGCTGTTTGGAGTTGCCCGCCGGCACGCTTGTGTACCGCGGTGTGGCCTGCCAAGAGCCGCCGGAGCGAATCAGTGACGTCTCCTATCCGCCGTCCGAGCGGATAGCCCACGACCAACGCGCCAACCGCGCGGGGGTGCCTATGTTCTATGCCAGTGCCACTTGGCACCCGCCCTTCTTCGAGGCCGGTGTAGAGCCCAACGACCAAATTTTGATTACGCGCTGGATTACTCGGCAGCCGCTCCGGCTCGTTAGCTTTCATGCTGCCGACCAATGCACCGACAACCCGCATTCCGACCGAAACCAGGCGCTTCGCCAGGCAATAAACCAACTTCCCTCAGCAGTGCGCCCCACGGCCGCTTTCTTGACGAAGGCATTCACGCGGAACGTAACAGAGGATAAACACCATGACTACCGCCTGTCAATTGCTATAGCCGAAGCCTGCGAATTAGGCAGCACTTTCGATGGCCTACTATATCCGTCGGCAGCCATGCCTTCGCTGGCGCACAACTTAGCTTTGCACCCCAGCTGCATCGATACGGGCAAGCTGGAACTACAATACGTCGAGCATTTGCGCGTCAACCATGTAGGAACCGAAACCCTGGACGTGCACTCGCTGGATTTTGCCAATAGCTACGACAGCACAGGCCGTTTGCAGTGGCTAGGGCAGCCCGGCAACTGGTTGCTACGCGAAGGTGGTACCGTGACTGCATGCAACTTCGCGGCAGCTAAAGCAGCAAAACAATAA
- a CDS encoding YciE/YciF ferroxidase family protein, translating into MFDKLETLDDLFEMQLKDLYSAENQLVKALPLMAEASKDGRLRRGFERHLHETEKQVARLEQIAKDLDLDISGHTCKAMEGLIAEGQETMSENATPEVMDAALIASSQRIEHYEISGYGTAAHFAERLGHTKAADLLRQSLEEEQLTDTKLNELAKNYINQKAESDSE; encoded by the coding sequence ATGTTCGACAAACTAGAGACCCTCGACGACCTGTTCGAGATGCAACTCAAAGACCTGTACAGCGCCGAAAATCAATTGGTGAAAGCCTTACCGCTGATGGCAGAGGCCTCGAAAGACGGACGTTTGCGGCGCGGGTTTGAGCGCCACTTGCACGAAACCGAAAAGCAAGTAGCCCGCCTCGAACAAATTGCGAAAGACCTGGACCTGGACATTAGTGGACACACCTGCAAAGCCATGGAAGGCCTGATTGCCGAAGGCCAGGAAACCATGTCGGAGAATGCTACTCCAGAGGTGATGGATGCCGCCCTGATTGCTTCTTCTCAGCGTATCGAGCACTACGAAATCTCGGGTTACGGCACTGCGGCCCACTTCGCTGAGCGTTTGGGGCACACCAAGGCTGCCGATCTATTGCGGCAGAGCTTAGAGGAAGAACAGCTCACCGACACCAAGCTCAACGAACTAGCGAAGAACTACATCAATCAAAAAGCCGAATCCGATTCTGAATAG
- a CDS encoding response regulator — MRSVLLVEDDFFDTMTVKKSFEKFNIQHQLYTAFNGLEALDLLLGTNGVEPIQPLPEVILLDLNMPKMNGHEFLAEIRKYPDLSTIPVFVTTTSVLDVDRLNVQNLGVNGYILKPLDFETAADMVDSMSLLEKLLK, encoded by the coding sequence ATGCGCTCAGTACTGCTTGTTGAGGACGATTTTTTTGACACCATGACCGTCAAAAAGTCTTTCGAAAAATTTAATATTCAGCACCAGCTCTACACCGCCTTCAACGGCTTGGAAGCGCTGGACTTGCTGCTCGGCACCAACGGTGTAGAGCCGATTCAGCCCCTTCCCGAAGTGATTTTGCTGGACTTGAATATGCCCAAGATGAACGGCCACGAGTTTCTGGCTGAAATCCGCAAGTACCCGGACTTATCAACTATTCCGGTGTTTGTCACGACTACTTCGGTGCTGGATGTTGACCGGCTGAACGTGCAAAACCTAGGCGTGAATGGCTACATTTTGAAGCCGCTGGATTTTGAAACCGCCGCCGATATGGTTGACAGCATGAGTTTGTTGGAAAAGCTTCTAAAATAG
- a CDS encoding sensor histidine kinase: protein MRLKLNTKIILGFSLALSVLLLTSLGAYKSIQQLSFYTREVQHTNQVLRYTSDLRLRIRDAQMSVRGFLLIGDNNYLLAFRDGFQAVRVDLDSLQELTRDNPEQQSRLDTLRRLVGQEKSFLRQWTVLPPSPEAARDLVIADQNNLNQLNTLLVRLRTSEEDLLRNRMQYQDFYQNTTPFAIIVAAVLAIMIVLWLFLKISRELKANQLLQEELTRVNEDTTRRIDIIEELAERVVQGDYTVKIRSEEQQDSLGNLATSLNRMTQTLEENFTTLKNRNKELDQFAYVAAHDLKAPLRGVTTVLKWIEDELASEISQQMRQYLDMMKGRLSRLEDLINGLLAYARAGRADQAEVQVNVDQLVSEVTEMVVPAGFQVLRPDPLPSFLTDRLSLEQVFTNLIGNAVKYHHQPTGTITIGCRDVGRCYEFRVQDDGPGIAPEYHDKIFLIFQTLRDRHTAESTGIGLSIVKKIIDEQKGTIHVESAVGQGATFVFTWPK from the coding sequence ATGCGTTTAAAGCTCAATACCAAAATAATTCTGGGCTTTAGCCTTGCCCTGTCTGTTCTGCTGCTTACGTCCCTGGGGGCTTATAAAAGCATCCAGCAATTGTCGTTTTACACCCGAGAGGTGCAGCATACCAACCAAGTGCTCCGATACACCTCGGATTTGCGCCTCCGCATCCGGGACGCGCAAATGTCGGTGCGGGGCTTCTTGCTCATCGGCGACAACAACTACTTACTGGCCTTTCGCGACGGATTTCAGGCGGTTCGGGTGGATTTGGATTCGTTGCAGGAACTCACCCGCGACAACCCGGAGCAGCAAAGCCGCCTCGACACGCTCCGGCGGTTGGTAGGCCAAGAAAAGTCGTTTCTGCGCCAATGGACCGTCCTGCCTCCCTCGCCAGAGGCCGCGCGCGATTTGGTGATAGCCGACCAAAACAACCTCAACCAGTTAAACACATTACTTGTGCGGCTGCGCACGTCGGAGGAAGACCTCTTGCGCAACCGGATGCAGTACCAGGATTTCTATCAGAACACAACTCCCTTCGCCATTATCGTGGCGGCGGTACTGGCCATTATGATTGTGCTGTGGCTGTTTCTGAAGATTTCGCGCGAGCTAAAAGCCAACCAGCTCCTGCAAGAGGAACTAACGCGGGTAAACGAGGACACAACCCGCCGTATCGATATTATCGAGGAACTGGCCGAACGAGTGGTGCAGGGCGACTACACCGTGAAAATCCGCAGCGAAGAGCAGCAAGACAGCCTCGGCAACTTGGCCACCTCGCTCAACCGGATGACCCAAACGCTGGAAGAGAACTTCACGACCCTGAAAAACCGCAACAAAGAACTCGACCAGTTTGCCTACGTGGCCGCCCACGACTTGAAGGCGCCACTCCGGGGCGTCACAACGGTATTGAAGTGGATTGAAGACGAGTTGGCGAGCGAGATAAGCCAACAGATGCGGCAGTACCTAGACATGATGAAAGGCCGCCTAAGCCGGCTGGAGGACCTCATCAACGGACTGTTGGCATACGCCCGCGCTGGCCGGGCCGACCAAGCCGAGGTGCAAGTAAACGTCGATCAGTTGGTGAGTGAAGTAACCGAAATGGTAGTTCCGGCGGGTTTCCAGGTGCTCCGCCCTGATCCGCTGCCTTCTTTTCTAACCGACCGCCTGAGCTTGGAGCAGGTATTCACCAATTTAATCGGCAACGCCGTTAAGTACCATCACCAGCCAACCGGCACCATCACCATCGGGTGCCGCGACGTCGGGCGCTGCTACGAATTTCGGGTGCAGGACGATGGCCCGGGCATTGCCCCAGAATACCACGACAAGATTTTCCTGATTTTCCAGACCCTCCGTGACCGGCACACCGCCGAAAGCACCGGTATTGGACTAAGTATCGTTAAGAAGATCATCGACGAGCAAAAAGGCACTATCCACGTCGAATCGGCAGTGGGCCAGGGTGCCACGTTCGTCTTCACCTGGCCGAAATAG